DNA sequence from the Rattus rattus isolate New Zealand chromosome 2, Rrattus_CSIRO_v1, whole genome shotgun sequence genome:
CCCTTCCCAGTTGGCTTAAGGCATTTTCTGTCTGCTTCAGAATGTCCTCACCTCAAACAGGCTGGAGAAACCCATTACCTCCCTCTCTGCAAGTTCTAGAGCTGGTCTCAGGAACACGTCCTTCAGACTGTTTTCTTCCCTAAATGTTTCTTGCCTGCTTTTCCCTGTAAGGGTAGCGTCTGACACTGTAGCTAGAAGTGTTCACGGAGTGACCATGAAGAGACACACACCTTTTGTGCAGAAGGGACTCGCGCCTGCACAAAAAGGACTGTTATATCCTGGTCCTACATAGCCAGCCTAGGCTTGAGCTTGGAAACTGTCAATTGGGGTGAAGACCTGTGACCAGAGAGGTAGGGTAGCCTTGGGCTAGGTACTTTTGTGTTAACCACCAGCCTATTGCGGTACTTCCGCTCTACCTAGACTGACTCAAGGATAGGCTAATAAACCCCGTTTGTGTTGTGGTTGGTTTGTTTCCCATGGTGCTTGCCTGCTGCTACTTTCAAGACCTGTAAGAACTGCAGCAGAAGGCGCCCTCTAGTGTTATACTTTGTGAAAAGTTGGGTCTTTCCTGCTTTGACCTCAAAATGTTAAGAGCTTCTGTAGGTCTAAATGTCTGGATTCCTTAGGCCTTAGTGGCAGTTGGCATTGTATGGTACAGACAACCTTAGGTATTGAGGTTTCTCAACCCTCCAATGCAgcctgtgttacagctcttagtCCTGGGTCTGAGAGCCTTGGAACTAAAGGCTTCACTGCTGTCAGAGATCAGAGACCCTCCACTGGCAACACAGAAGTAAATACAGATGTTGGGGGAGCTCAGACCTGTATTCAGTCCCTGCTCATGTGGTAGGACTTTTAGTACTTTCTATTGGAATACTCCAGTTTGCAGTTctcctgggggtggggtctgTGTTCTCATATGTGATAGTCAATCAGGTGAGGACACAAGAGGAGACATGGGAGGTTCAGGAAAACAATGTATTATGCTAATAGACGTAGATACAGTAGCTTATGTAGATCCATGACTGAGAACCTTGTGAAATCACCCATATTAGTCAGGAGGTACAGGAGCCAGGGGATTATCTTTctgagggaaaggaaggcaggcaaagTAAACAGGTTATGATTTTAGGATTGGCAGAGTCCCTTAAGTCTATGGTACCCAGGACTTTAGGACTGGAGGCAAGGAAGGCTCAGTAAAGCCATGTTTTATTTTGACCACTACAGATGGACTTATATGGGCACAGGGGCTCTTCCATAAATGTCTTTATGAAGAAAACATGGGGTGGAGGACAGTGGCTACCCAAGGAAGGTATTGATTATACACATCCTAGAGACATCGGGAAGGGGTTTTGCTGCATCTTATGCTCCGTGTCCACAGTATAAAATACTTTGGGAGCGCTGGCCTATGCATTGTGTAAGAAGTGCAAGCACAATAACATAGTAAGAGGTTTAAGACATTAATAATGGGGTACCCTAGCAGCAAGAGAGTCTCAGGCAAGATAAGGTCAGGTCAAAGTGTTTGGGGAAGCTTTTCAATGGTGTCTGAGACATCAAAGAGGAAAGGCCTCAGGGTTCTAGGGGCAGATAGGCACACAGGTGGGAGAAAGTATGGCCGGCATGTGGGAGGTGAGGCTACAAGGAGTGGAAAATGCAAGAGGAGGCCAGGACTAGAGCAAACAAATAACAGACAAGGAGTAGTTTGCCCAATAGGCAGACCAGTACTTGAAATCACTTTCACACACTGTGCTCAAAGACATATGacaacatttatacacacatttgAGGATAACTAGAGTAATTGCTTGGGTCAAAGTGACACGTATCCCGGCATGCTTGTTTGTTGAAGAGGTGACTCACTGACAACATATTATGTCATGGAATGACTCACTGTGATCTGGGTAGCAAAAAGAGATGGGCCAGGAATAAAGAGGTGAGAAAGGAGAACCCTGATAAAAATCCAATGGGGGGCAGGGTAAGCTCACAGGAGATGATGCTGGAGGAGTGGCTGGGTTAGAGATGAGCCTGAGGTGAATCCACAGGGCTGGAGCCTGTGAGATGTGGAAGGGAGACGTAGGAGGAAAAGACAGATGCTGGGCAAGTGTTAAGCATCACTATGGATTAAAGCAGGGAGAACATGAGAGGGATGGCATGGAGAGGCACCCTCACAAGTCTGTCTTGGAGTCAGTCATAAAGTAATACAGTGGGGAAGCAGGTATGAAGGCACAGAGTGGGCCACTCTAGGCTGACCATCAAATGAACTGGCAAGAACAGTAGCCGTGTGAGAACCTGAAGCTTGGGTCTTCCTGCCTAGAGGATCTTGGGCCATCTGAGCCTGGAAAGACACCTGGCTTTACTTGATCTGGTTCCAAGAAACAATGCAGATCATTAGTTCACTAGTATCTTCTCTCTGGGACCAGCCTGAGTGGGATATGGAGGGCAGTAGGAAGCTTCACCAATTGGTCTGAATCTGTGTTCATTAGGGGACTTCCCCTGGGACCTCAAATGTAGAGGTGCTCCCAGATAGCCCCACTCTGTCCTTAGACACTAGGTAGCACAATTGTCAGCCCATGGTGGTTTTGGCTCTTGTGGAATTCAGGGTTTCTTAGACGTCAAGCCTCTCAGGGGGCTGTGCTGTACTCTAAGGGGTGCTTCGAGACACGGTGATGTGGAGCTTTAGGTGCATCATGAGAGCTGAGCTGCGGCTAAAAGCTTTCCCACAGTCACTGCATTTATAAGGCTTTTCACCCGTGTGAGTGCGCTGGTGCTCAATGAGGGAGGAGCTTTGTGCGAAGGCCTTGGGGCAGTCCTTACACCGGTAAGGCTTCTCTCCGGAGTGGACTCTCAGGTGCCGGACCAGAGCTGAACAGTcactgaaggctttcccacacacTTCACACctgtagggcttctctccagtgtggatACGCTGGTGCTGTGTCAGGTGGGTGCTCTGGCTGAAGGCTTTGCCGCATGTATCACACTCGTAGGGCCGCTCGCCTGTGTGTACCCGCTGATGCTGCGTGAGGTGGGTGCTGCGGCTGAAGGTTTTGCCACATTCCTCACATTTATAAGGCTTCTCCCCAGTATGAATCCTCTGGTGCTGGGTCAGGTGGGCAACTCGACTGAAGGCTTTACCACACTCTTTACATGCATGGGGCTTTGCTCCTGTGTGAACAACCTGGTGTTGGACAAGGTGGGTGCTCCGACTGAATACCTTCCCACATTCAATACAGGTATAGGGTGTCTTCTGAGAGTGGTTCTTCTGGTGGGTCTCTTGGGCTGACGTGTTCTGGAGTGTTCTCATACATTCACTATCCTTGGAGGACTTTTTCTCTGAACATGTATCTAGAGGCACTGTCTCATTATCAAGTAACGAGCCACATTTCTCCTCTGAAGAAGTCTTGTCTTCAGAAGGGAATTTGGGCAACATACTGCAATCATTTCCTGAGGCATCAGACTCATGGTCAGGCTGGTCATTGGGGGCATCCATGCGAGGCTCCAGAGCTTTTTTTAAATCCACCTCTTGGGCAGTAGACTTCATCCAGAGTGCTCCTAGGAGCTCTGGCTGGCTCTCTGAGCTGTTCTCAGGTTTACAAGTCTGGGCAAGGGTAGACTCTGGGGAAACACTTCCCATGATGGTTTCAGTGGCCATTTCTGGTGGCTCCAATTCATCTGTATTGCTCTGTTTGCAACTTGCCTCTTCACGGTCCACTCCTGGCTCCCATCCTGGAATCATTCAAAAAGCAGCACACTGTTATTTTTTCACCACAGATCACCACATAAGCCTCTTCATCTGCTTGAGTCCCAGCTCACCTACTCTGAAAGGGGAGATATGGATTACTTTTCTCACAAGGCCTCCTTTGCTAAGGGAGGTTTCCCCTTTGGAGTCTTGGGTAAGAAAAGGGATtcaggtgattgttggggggaggggagtaatggggggaggacagggaggggaacacccatatagaaggggatggggttagggggatgttggcccggaaaccgggaaagggaataacaatcgaaatgtaaataagaaatacccaagttaataaagaaaaagaaaaaaagaaagaaaagggattcAGGTTTGTCCTCTTCTACAACTCTAATAAACTGCCTCATGGTTCTGATTTTTCCACCCTCAACCAAGCCACCCATTTTGCTAAGGCTTCTGATTTGGCTAAAATGTCAAAAGGAAAGCTTTCATGTGGACAATATCAGAACAAAACAAGAGTGAAGGGAGCTGGTCCTTGTCAGGTACCTGTGCATCTCCTCCCTGCAGTCTTGGGCAGACCACTGTGAGTCTAGGTCCGTCCCTTAGACTCAGCAGCTGTCTTTGGGAACAGTGACCAAATGAGAATCAGTTCAGGTACCTGTGACTGTCATTTCTCGCAGCAGAATTCAGACACCTGCTGCTGTGGAGAGTGAGTGATCTGCTTCTGAAACTCCGAGTAACAGGAGGGAAAGGCACACCTACCTGCACCGACCAGCCCTTCACAGGTGCAAAGGGTATCGGATGATACTACATTTGGCAGCACTTACAGATGAATCCCAGGGTTGGGTCAGAGAAGGATGCAATAGTTGTTTTAGTGTATAGTTGGGCTGAGTGGACTCAGAAACAGTGCTCTACCCCAGACTTTGAGCTACCAAGTGGCCAATCCTTAAATAACATTGCCATCATCTGGACCTCAGTTTGTgatgctgcctgcctgccagggCCGCTGGCTTACATCAGGGTTTTGTTATGTGCTACATTCCAAGTGCAGTGTGTAACTTCCACTACTTCATTTCCATTCCAGGAGGTACTCagtaaatgaggaaactgaggtgctGAGTTCCTGGTATGAGATTACAGGATCAGCTAGGAACTGTCAAgcagctttagtcccagcacttgagagatggaggcaagagaatctgagttcaaggccagccttgtctacataactTGTTTCAAGCCATAGTACTACACGGTAGTTCCAAACcaagagctacatagtaagacccctccttaataaacaaacaaatcacagaATTAGTAGATATGCTGAGGCATTTGTATTTGATCAGTTAGTTTGCATCCAGATTGGTACTTGCTCTGGAAGTTTCTGGTCTAGATCATACAGTGCTTGGGTCTTTGCATCCTACCAAACTTCTTTAGGCTGGGATATATGTGTGGGTCTCCTTGAATGGTAAGTGACCATGCTAGCTCAGGGCACCTAACCACTCCTGCCCCCCAGATCCTATAAGCTAGCATAGGAAAGGCCTCAAGAGAGTACACAGAGATACTTATTTCTTTTCCCCACCCTCTCAAGGGATCCAGTCACTTCATCTGGGTCAGTAGCTTACACTTCCTTGAGGGAAGTGCCTCAGGCTTACTATTAGTTCTTGGGATTTGCTGGTCAAAGGCAAACAGAATATCTGACTGGTTTGGTGAGGCTCACATTAGACACTGCTTGCTGTTTCCCCATCCACTTAGGTAAGAGACAAGTCGGGGACTGATGGGCTACCTTTGCTCACCTCAGGGAGATGCTAATAGGCTAGGGATGTAACTCAGCAGGCAGAGTGCTTACTTACACTCatggaagctctgggtttgactcccaTAGCACctaaagctgggtatggtagtacTACATccctgtaacctcagcatttgtgaggtggaggcagaaggatcaggagttcaaggtcattttcagccATGGAGCAAATTTGAGGTAAGCCTGGGTACAATAgaccttgtcttttaaaaaacaaataagataaaattaatgtAGACCTAATGGAGATATAGAATGTgagagagggtaagagcaagCCAGCTCAGTGTCAAGTGCTCACTCCTTCAGTGTTGTTATTTATCTTCTGGTTACTGCTGGTAAGCTCCTTACCCTTAATGGCTTGGGATTTGGTCACTTGTAACCATGGCTAAGGTACAAACATCGAGAATGAGTACCCAAGCAATCCCGAACTAGAGCGTGATATTGCAGCCAGGCTGTGCCAGAGCTATCAGTGACCACCTGCCTGCTGCTCCTTCTTACCTCTCCTGTCCAGCAGTTGAGTCATATCCTCCACCAGAACAGCGGCCTCCTTTCCACTCTTTGGGCACTGAGCACCCACCCAGGCCTGGATCTCAGGGGGAAGCGCACCCAGGAACTGTTCCAGCACCAGCAACTCCAGCATCTGTTCTTTGGAGGACGACTCTGGCCTCAGCCACTGGCAGCATAGCTCTCGCAGTTGGGCTAGCGCCTGATGGGGGCTGGATGCCTCCTCATACCGGAAGTGCCTGAAGCGCAAGCGTGCAGCCTCAGGGTGGGCAGTAAAGCTAGGGCTGGATTCCTGGCTCTGAGAGTCGCTAGCTTCTTCCTCTTTCACCTTCACCTGCAGGAAGCTATCCTGTTCCCAGAGTACTGGGCTCAGAGAGCTCTTGGGGATGGCCATTGGGCAGAAGAATTCAGTGAGTCACAGGGATGACTCAAGTCTCAGAATTGGGTCTGAAGAAATGTTAGAGCTTCATCACCATCtgaaaaaagggaggggaggtgcAGGCTTGAGATAGCCAGACTAGCTTCCAGTTCATCATCATCCTGTCTCATCCTGTgcgtgtactaccatgcctgatACGATACCttgcttctttttaaacatatatatttggaccagtgagatggattacctggtaaaggtgcttgccaccaaaacATCATTGTCACACTAGAA
Encoded proteins:
- the Zscan22 gene encoding zinc finger and SCAN domain-containing protein 22, producing the protein MAIPKSSLSPVLWEQDSFLQVKVKEEEASDSQSQESSPSFTAHPEAARLRFRHFRYEEASSPHQALAQLRELCCQWLRPESSSKEQMLELLVLEQFLGALPPEIQAWVGAQCPKSGKEAAVLVEDMTQLLDRRGWEPGVDREEASCKQSNTDELEPPEMATETIMGSVSPESTLAQTCKPENSSESQPELLGALWMKSTAQEVDLKKALEPRMDAPNDQPDHESDASGNDCSMLPKFPSEDKTSSEEKCGSLLDNETVPLDTCSEKKSSKDSECMRTLQNTSAQETHQKNHSQKTPYTCIECGKVFSRSTHLVQHQVVHTGAKPHACKECGKAFSRVAHLTQHQRIHTGEKPYKCEECGKTFSRSTHLTQHQRVHTGERPYECDTCGKAFSQSTHLTQHQRIHTGEKPYRCEVCGKAFSDCSALVRHLRVHSGEKPYRCKDCPKAFAQSSSLIEHQRTHTGEKPYKCSDCGKAFSRSSALMMHLKLHITVSRSTP